The stretch of DNA AGCGCTCAATAATTTTAAACATTTTAACACGCTCTAAAGTCTCTTCTCCGCGTAAGGATTCTTTTAAAATATCCAGACTCATTTCAATTGACCCTAAAGGGTTTTTTAGATCATGAGAAACAATAGCTAAAATGTCTTCGCGAATACCTATGGCGGCCTTCAGCTGTTCATTTGTTTTTTGATATTCAGTGACATCAGTGACGCGATGAAGGATGTATTTTAATTCCTTCCCTTCAAATATCGGAATACTGACCGCACTCCAATATTTTTCTGACGGGCTTGCGATGAGCATTTTCTGTGTCTGCTTTTGTTCCACCACGCGAGTTAAAAAAAGACGAGCTTCTTCGTTATCGGGAAAAACTTCAAACAGGCTACGATCAATGAGATCTTTTTTTACGGTGTGAGTCTGACGGGCAAATTCTTCAGTCGCCGCGAGAATAGTAAATCGCGGGCAATCTGGAAGGAGAATAACATAAAGGTCCGGAGCGGACTCAAATATACTCCTATAATCAAGACTCATGGGGCACTTCCTTACACTTTGTTTTATCCCTAAAAGGATTGAAGCAAAAGAGACCGACGACCTAATCTTGATTACAAAAAAACAAACTCGCGATGAATCGCGAGTTTGTTCGTAATTAAATTTACAAATACAGTATTTTTGAAATCTATTTCTTACAGAAGCTCAATGCATTCGTGCTGGCTTTGATTTCCTTGAGTTTAGAATACTTGCCGTTGATTTTAAGAACCGCCCAGTACACCCCAGAAGATAAAGCGATGTTGCCTTTCTTCGCCACCTGACGGTCGAGGATTTGGATCCCACAAGTCAGATTCTTCTTAGGGTCAAAGATAGATTTGCGTGCATCATTATCTGCGTACTTCTTATCTACGGACCAATCAAATTCACAATAAGGCGCCCATTGAACGTCTTGATAAGAAAGCTGCAACAACCCCTCGCTCGCCACTTGGCGACCGGTATAAGGATCTGTGCCCATTGTTGTTTCAATCATGCGCGATGTGGGACTCCAACCCGATTCATAACGAGCCACGCTTGAAAAGAACTCCGCCCAAAAATTCAAGCGATCTTGGGTTCCCAGACGATCATACATCGGACAGAAATCGGAAACGTCCCCCGGCCCACGAAGAAGGGCTGGGGATTTCGTATTAACGACGTCGCGCACGATCTGGGTCCAAGCCGAGCGACTCGACACACTCTTTTCCCAACTTGCTTTAAACGTTGTTGGTTGCGTGGGCTGCTCCGGTTGCGTCGGAGGTTTCTGCCCCATTGCGTGAGAAAATGAGGAAATTGATAATAATGCGCCGACAAGGATGATTGATTTGATTTTGTTTTTCATGGCTTCTTACTAAAGCAAGCCCTAGGCCTATATCAGTTCGCTACAGGACCTTCGTTCAGGCGACTTAATTGTTTGAAATAATTTATGAAAGCCATAAGTTCTAGCAGATCTCAGTCAGAGAATGTTTTGCAAACTGTAAACACTCTGGACCTTGATCGGATTGCAGACAAAAAATAACACTTTGTAAATATGAAACCTCATTTCAACTGCTTGAAGTTCAACGACAAAATTTTAAAAAGTGCGCAACGCTTTTACAAAGCGGAAAAAAAGTTCTAGCCCCGCGGTGTGATTTTCATGCGCGGAACAGATTGTTTTTAAAAGAATGTCGAACTTCTTATGAAGAAAAGCTCATGCGCAAGATGGTCAGATCATCAGGGAAATAATCTTCGGCATTTTCAGCTTGCAGGCTTTGAGTTAAGCTCTCGGGCCATTTTTCATTGTGACTATTCGCCACCGCTTTTAAAAGACGACGTTGCCCAAAGGCATTGCCCGTTTTCTGTACAAACTCAAAAGCCCCGTCAGAATAGATATAAACGAAGCTGTCGGGATCCAAGGTCACTTGACCGACGTTGGCTTTTTTTGTTCGATCATAATTGACGGCCGAAATCAAAGGACTGACGGGAAATTCAAGGATCGTACCTTCCCCTTTGGCATCGACCATGATGGGATCAGGGGCGTTGGAGCGGATGAATTCCATGACTCTGGTTTTGGTATTAAAACGTGCTAACTGTAAACCCAGATCATATTTCAAACCGTGCGCCACATACTGTTCCCGCACTAAATCAAAAAGTTCGGAAAGTTCCATATCTCTGTTTAAGGCCGTCTGAAATATACTTTTCACCAGATAGGTCACTTGAGCCGCAGGCAAGCCGTGTCCTGTCACGTCGGCTAAGTACACATAGACGTAGCCGTTCACCGTTAAGGTGTCAAAGAAGTCTCCGGAAAGCTCTTCACTGGGCTCATAGATGGCACCTACATTGATGCCATTCAGACTTTGCTGCATCGGTGGTAAGAGCGTTCTTTGGATTTGCTTTGCTTGATCCAGTTGTTTTTTAATGATGTCATTTTGGGTTTTCAAACTTTCATGAGCTTTTTCAATTTCTAAGCGCCATGAAAGTTCGGTCATTCGCCCCACTTCATTACTCATGCTTGAAAAATAAGCCAAGGCCATCACGACGCAAATAAAAGTCACCGGAATAATCATGGGAAGTGTGAACGGATGAAAAAGACCGTTGATGGCCACATAACCAAAAAGAACGGCTAAGCAGTACATCAAAGTCACCCGGGGGCGCCACGGGATGAACATGGTGACACCCATCATCACGGTGATATTTCCCACAAAGTACAAACTTGTCCACCCTCCAATTTGTGATGACATCAGAGATATGGACCAGTCGCCTAAAAGCGCGTTAAAAAAAACGATCGTTAAAATATGCCGCTGTCCCCACTCGGAGCGACTGATCATAAGGCAGATCACCGTGATGCCCGCAAAGAGGGCGCGCAAGCCAAGAAAAAAGGCCGCTTGGTCGGGATAGAGCAGATAATCCAGGATAAAACACGCCGCAAATAAAACAATCCCAAGCCACATTAACACGCGCACGCGGCTTAATGCTCTGCGGTTGTTTTCATTTCGATAATATTCGCGAAAACCGGGAATCGCGTAAAAGCGCTTTCGGTACTGCAGATAGTCTTTGATTTTATTCACTCTGATATTCTGCCCACTCTTGGCCTCAATGTGGATGCACAAATGAAGAGCCTTGACCTTAGGTCGTGAATATTACGAATTCTTAGGATTTCGGCACGAGGCTAAAGTAATAGTCATGCCGCCAAGTGTCTGTATTTTTGAAGAAATTAGTCCCCACTTGAGGTGACGTATTTCGCCGCGATTCAAAAAAAATTCCATGCGAAACCGCTTTCATTTTGTTCTGACAATATTAGGGTTGCTTAATGTCCGAATCGCTTGTTAATGAAATAATATGGACACAAACAACGACAAAACAGACATCAAAATAGAAGAGAATAAAAAACCAAATAAATCTGCTTTAGAAAAAAGATCTTTGATCATTCTAACAGCCGTATTTGCCTTCGTTTTATTAGGTGCTTGGGGGTTTGCATTAAAACTTCAACAAACCGTTGCCGCCAATAACTCGGCGACCCATGCGGATCCAGGCGCAGTGATCGAAATTGAGCGCCTTCGTAATTTAGCCGATTCACAAATTGATAATGCTCGCGCGTTTTTCTTATTGGGCTCTCAGTCTCTCTATGAAAAACAAAAAGAAGGCCGCACCGAACTTCTATCGGCCTTAACTAAGTTTGAACAGGAACACAATCTTGAGGGGGTTCCGGCACAGCTCAAACGCATCCGTGACCAAGTTCAAAAATCCCAAGAGTTCTTTGAACAGGGCATGGACTTCCGTGAAAAGAAAACGGAATCCAAAATCGTGGGCCAATTCTTTCAATCAAAAACAAATCCTATCCGCACCGAGATCAACCAAGCCCTTGATGAAGTCGTAAGCATTCATCAAGCTCAGCTCGATCGTTCTCGCAGTGAGGCTCGTGAGGCGGCATTGGGTGCTGAAAGCCAAATTCCCAAAGGAATGACCTGGTTGACCGCGTCCATGGCGGCGATCTTCTTAGCTTTAGCGTTCTTAGTGTTGCGCTTGGTGCGTAAGCAAGCATTTGTGATTTCACAACAAAATCGCCTTTATGCCGAAGCAAAAAAGGCCGTTCAAGATCGTGATGAAGCGCTATTTGCTATTTCTCACGACCTTAAAGATTCATTGGCCTTAATTGCTAACACCGCCGATCGCATCAAAATGACCTCTAAAGATCAAGAACTTGCTGACAGTGGTGAGCTTGTGAGAAACACCGTTGTCACCATCGAGGGCCTGATCCAAGATATCCGCGATAAAAAATCCGTGGAGATGGAAGGTCTGACTTTGCGTATGGATCAATTGCCGATTGATTCCGTTTTAGAAAACGCAAAACTTCTCATGCAGCCCTTAGCAAAACAACACGATATTCGCCTGCAAATAGATAAAGTAAATCCTCCGGTTCTTGCCTTTTACGACAACGACCGGGTTTTACGTGTACTTTCAAACCTGATTAGCAACGCGATTAAGTTCAGTCCTAAGGGTGAAAAAGTCGTGGTGAAAGTTCGCAGTGACCAAAAATTTGTCAATGTGTCGGTCATTGATAGCGGTGCGGGCATCCCGGCAAGTCAGTTAGAAGGCATCTTTGATAACTTCTGGCAGGCAAGAAAGACCGCAGATCAAGGCGCGGGTGTGGGACTTTCCATTGTAAAAACAATTGTTGAGGCTCATGGCGGCACGGTTGAAATTCAAAGCCAATCAGGTCGCGGCACGACGGTGACCTTCTCTTTACCTCGCCGTCGCCCGGTGGGAGCTTCGATGAATAAGCCCACGGTGAATGTTCGCCAACACGGCGCAACCCCGGACTGGCATCTTTAAAAAACCAAAGCGGCCTTTTTTAGGCCGCTTCTTGTTGAAGCTTATTAAAGCTTAAAACCAGTTGTTTTAGTTCCCCGGTAAACTCCCCCACTTGCTTTTTTAAAATCGCAAACTGGTTTTGGAATTTATCTTTCTCCCACACATTCGAATTCGCTTCCATCTCGCGAGCCGTTTCCGGTATTTTTAAACAATGAAAATTAGCGGCGGCTCCTTTAAAGCGATGGGCGGCAGCCCCGATCTTGCGGCGATCCATTTCAGCGATGGCCGACTCAATATCGGCAAGATAGTTTTCATGACCTTCTAAAAATAGCTCCACCGCCGCAAAGAAGATGTCGTATTCCCCTAAGAACCGCTCTTCCATCATTTCGGCAAGAGCCTTGGCATCAAACCCCGCCGCTACAAGCTCTGGACATTTTTGTCTAATTGAATTTTCTAAACTCATACATCTTCCTATTTCTTGGCAAAGCCTTTGCGTTTCATATCGCCCCAGGAATGATTCCCTTTCAGGTGATCAACCAGGGCACGGATGCGCCAAAATGAATTCATCTGTCTATAACCAAAATTTTCTAACACGGTGGAAAACACTAGCAGAGCGATATCACGCACCCTAGTGTACCGGTGATAATAAAGCTCTCCGATGACCACCGCTCCGACGGAAATAAGCATTCCGTAAAGCAAGCTTGCCACCACCAACGTCATAATATGTTGATAGTGCACGTAACCTAAAATCAGGCCCAAAGCGATAAAGACGTAAGCAGAAAACTCAATAAAAGGTCCCAGGATATCCACGATAAAATTATAGGGAAACGCAAACATCCCGATAACCCCGTAACGCGGATTGAGCATCATGTCGCGGTTATAATACAGACATTGCAAAAGCCCTACCTGCCAACGGCGGCGCTGTTTTTCTAGCGTCTTTATATCGGAAGGTGCTTCGGTCCAGCACACGGGATCTGGCAAAAATACAATCGAATACTTCTTTTTCATCTCGCGGTATTTGCGATGCATACGCACCACCAAATCCATATCTTCACCCAAACTATTGGTTTTGTAACCCTGCACAGCGATCACGGCCTCTTTACGGAAAATCCCGAAAGCTCCCGAAATGACCAGTGTCGCACTCATCATATCTAAACCCACTCGACCGCAGAAAAAACTGCGGATGTATTCCACGATTTGCACACGTTCTAGCCAACGCCCGGGCATTTGGTTATCCACCACGCGGCTGTTTTTAAAGGTCGAACCGTTCGCTAACTGAATTGTTCCACCCGAAGCAATCGTGCTGGGGTTTTCAATAAAGGGCATAGAGATCGATAACAGAGCATCATCATCTAAAACTGAATCTGAATCCACCGCACACACTAAATCATGAGAGCAATAGTCGATCCCGATATTCAGGCTATCGGCTTTTCCAGAATTGGCTTTATCAATTAAAATTAAGTTCGGATGGATCTGTGAACGATACACACCTCGCACGTTATTCTTAGAAAGATGTGACATTCGCACGACCTCATCCGGTAGCAGCAGACAGGCCTTTTTCATGACTTCCAAAGTGTTATCTTTAGATCCGTCATTGATCACCACGACCTCGATTTGACCATATTTTAAACGCAATAACGAATGCACAGAATCAACGATGGATTTTTCTTCGTTATAGGCCGGAACGATAATAGAAACCGGCGGCGAAAATCCGTAAGAATTCCCCTGCCCTAAAAGAGGCTTAATATTTGAACGACGACGAATCGAAACAAGAGCTAGCGCAAATAAAACGATATAAAAGCTATTAATCGCAAAGAAATAAATAGCGACCATTTCGAGATAACGAGGAATTAATTCATTTAGAAAACTCATGCTTCTTTCCTCAAGGCCTTGGCGGGCTCTAAAATCTGACGATATAATCTTTGTCCATGCGGGCTTTCATCCACGGACAGGCGCTGCGTGATTTCCATTTTTAAGTCCGGACGGATTTTTAACAAAGACAAATAGGCCACGTTTCGTACAAAGGCGGTTTCCACGCGGGTCATCTTTTGCAAGATCTCTTCGGACTCTTCGTCCGGCGCCATCGTCAAACACAGCGTGTAACGACGGAAATCAAAGTCTTCAAATTCTGGAAATCCTTCGCAGCGAAGTCCGTCGATGAGTTGGTCTTTTACAATCGGCAAAGCCTCCACCACTTGCAGGCGGTTGACGACCTCTAGACAAATACTGACGACTTCACGGCTTTGATGCGTTTTTAAAAGCTCTAAGAAATCTTCGGGGCTGGCGCTGGCATACATTTCTAAAATCTGCATCGCCGTATCCATGCGTCCTAGGTCTTTCAGCAGATTTAATTCTTTCGCAATATTCACATACAATTTAGGGCATTTAATTTTTAAAAGAAACTTTAACGCCGCAAAATGCACATAAGGGGACGGATCGTGCAACATCTTACCCACTTGCCCCGCCGACTCGCTATCTTTTAAGATATCAATGCGCGAAAGTGCCGAAAGACGTTTGGCAAAACTTGAACTGTGTAAAAGTTTTTGGTCTTCGGCTAAAAAACCCATATCACGGTAAAGCTTTTCTAGGTTTTCACGGTAGGCACCGCTCACGCTAT from Bdellovibrio bacteriovorus encodes:
- a CDS encoding PP2C family protein-serine/threonine phosphatase is translated as MNKIKDYLQYRKRFYAIPGFREYYRNENNRRALSRVRVLMWLGIVLFAACFILDYLLYPDQAAFFLGLRALFAGITVICLMISRSEWGQRHILTIVFFNALLGDWSISLMSSQIGGWTSLYFVGNITVMMGVTMFIPWRPRVTLMYCLAVLFGYVAINGLFHPFTLPMIIPVTFICVVMALAYFSSMSNEVGRMTELSWRLEIEKAHESLKTQNDIIKKQLDQAKQIQRTLLPPMQQSLNGINVGAIYEPSEELSGDFFDTLTVNGYVYVYLADVTGHGLPAAQVTYLVKSIFQTALNRDMELSELFDLVREQYVAHGLKYDLGLQLARFNTKTRVMEFIRSNAPDPIMVDAKGEGTILEFPVSPLISAVNYDRTKKANVGQVTLDPDSFVYIYSDGAFEFVQKTGNAFGQRRLLKAVANSHNEKWPESLTQSLQAENAEDYFPDDLTILRMSFSS
- a CDS encoding sensor histidine kinase, coding for MDTNNDKTDIKIEENKKPNKSALEKRSLIILTAVFAFVLLGAWGFALKLQQTVAANNSATHADPGAVIEIERLRNLADSQIDNARAFFLLGSQSLYEKQKEGRTELLSALTKFEQEHNLEGVPAQLKRIRDQVQKSQEFFEQGMDFREKKTESKIVGQFFQSKTNPIRTEINQALDEVVSIHQAQLDRSRSEAREAALGAESQIPKGMTWLTASMAAIFLALAFLVLRLVRKQAFVISQQNRLYAEAKKAVQDRDEALFAISHDLKDSLALIANTADRIKMTSKDQELADSGELVRNTVVTIEGLIQDIRDKKSVEMEGLTLRMDQLPIDSVLENAKLLMQPLAKQHDIRLQIDKVNPPVLAFYDNDRVLRVLSNLISNAIKFSPKGEKVVVKVRSDQKFVNVSVIDSGAGIPASQLEGIFDNFWQARKTADQGAGVGLSIVKTIVEAHGGTVEIQSQSGRGTTVTFSLPRRRPVGASMNKPTVNVRQHGATPDWHL
- a CDS encoding Hpt domain-containing protein, with product MSLENSIRQKCPELVAAGFDAKALAEMMEERFLGEYDIFFAAVELFLEGHENYLADIESAIAEMDRRKIGAAAHRFKGAAANFHCLKIPETAREMEANSNVWEKDKFQNQFAILKKQVGEFTGELKQLVLSFNKLQQEAA
- a CDS encoding glycosyltransferase family 2 protein produces the protein MSFLNELIPRYLEMVAIYFFAINSFYIVLFALALVSIRRRSNIKPLLGQGNSYGFSPPVSIIVPAYNEEKSIVDSVHSLLRLKYGQIEVVVINDGSKDNTLEVMKKACLLLPDEVVRMSHLSKNNVRGVYRSQIHPNLILIDKANSGKADSLNIGIDYCSHDLVCAVDSDSVLDDDALLSISMPFIENPSTIASGGTIQLANGSTFKNSRVVDNQMPGRWLERVQIVEYIRSFFCGRVGLDMMSATLVISGAFGIFRKEAVIAVQGYKTNSLGEDMDLVVRMHRKYREMKKKYSIVFLPDPVCWTEAPSDIKTLEKQRRRWQVGLLQCLYYNRDMMLNPRYGVIGMFAFPYNFIVDILGPFIEFSAYVFIALGLILGYVHYQHIMTLVVASLLYGMLISVGAVVIGELYYHRYTRVRDIALLVFSTVLENFGYRQMNSFWRIRALVDHLKGNHSWGDMKRKGFAKK